Proteins found in one Paenibacillus wynnii genomic segment:
- a CDS encoding DinB family protein — translation MEKRPNRNEYGDFYANYISLVPENGELVAIFREQSQAIFAFLGELSDVQGGYRYAPEKWNIKQIIGHLIDNDRIMSYRLLRIARGDKTPLAGYEENDYVDSGCFDRFTLKQMIDHYKLVRESTLVLLESLPQEAWTRTGTANDSLISVRALICVLIGHVIHHLNVIHERYLNREV, via the coding sequence ATGGAAAAGCGCCCAAATCGTAATGAATATGGAGACTTTTATGCTAATTATATCTCATTAGTGCCAGAGAACGGTGAATTAGTTGCTATTTTCAGAGAGCAGTCACAAGCGATATTTGCTTTTTTGGGAGAATTAAGTGATGTTCAAGGGGGATACCGCTATGCACCGGAGAAATGGAATATTAAGCAGATCATTGGGCATCTGATAGATAATGACCGTATTATGTCTTACCGTCTGTTAAGAATTGCCCGAGGAGATAAGACTCCGCTTGCCGGGTATGAGGAAAATGACTATGTGGATTCCGGTTGCTTTGACAGGTTCACTCTGAAACAGATGATTGATCATTATAAATTGGTTCGTGAATCGACACTGGTATTGCTGGAAAGTCTGCCTCAGGAGGCATGGACCCGAACAGGAACTGCTAATGACTCATTGATTTCTGTGAGAGCATTGATATGTGTACTGATTGGTCATGTGATTCATCATTTGAACGTGATTCATGAGCGGTATTTGAATAGGGAGGTGTGA
- a CDS encoding accessory gene regulator B family protein — MIINHLANKISVSIKQANPEETSSIEIMQYSLNIILNTLLILLGSVLIGLLLDNLANTMIFFASISILRIFSGGFHLKTASACNVVTILLCTLTPYFLNFRGEVVLVINTISFIIMLLFAPNPDKNAQIPLRFFPHLKLASIVLVSFNFIINSSVIGLAFFIQSLTVISWKRRGK; from the coding sequence ATGATTATTAATCATCTCGCAAATAAAATATCGGTTTCAATTAAACAAGCAAATCCGGAAGAAACCAGTTCCATTGAAATCATGCAATACTCCTTGAATATAATTTTAAATACACTGCTAATATTGTTAGGATCTGTACTTATAGGCTTGCTGCTTGATAATTTAGCGAATACTATGATATTTTTTGCAAGTATATCCATATTACGTATATTTTCTGGGGGTTTCCATCTAAAAACTGCGTCTGCTTGTAATGTGGTTACCATTTTACTATGTACTTTAACTCCATATTTTCTTAACTTTAGAGGAGAGGTAGTTTTAGTAATAAATACTATCAGCTTCATAATTATGCTGCTCTTTGCACCCAATCCAGACAAAAATGCTCAAATTCCTCTCAGATTTTTCCCCCACCTAAAACTAGCCTCAATTGTATTGGTTAGTTTTAATTTTATAATAAATTCGTCTGTCATCGGATTGGCATTTTTTATCCAGTCCTTAACAGTAATCTCATGGAAGAGGAGGGGGAAATAA
- a CDS encoding LytTR family DNA-binding domain-containing protein — protein sequence MRVLDHDGSSWDIQEEEILYFSNYKNTIFVHTKEGEFVLPTTLSDIFCAYGSKGFERLDRSNVVNIQNIEDYDSNRKIVSFNNGSQFTTVSESNDLRIKKYLTARKKSPANL from the coding sequence ATGCGTGTTCTAGATCACGACGGATCTTCCTGGGATATCCAGGAAGAGGAAATATTGTACTTCTCTAATTATAAAAATACAATATTCGTCCACACGAAAGAAGGCGAATTTGTTCTCCCCACCACTCTTTCTGATATTTTTTGTGCTTATGGGAGTAAAGGATTCGAACGTCTTGATCGAAGTAACGTCGTAAATATTCAAAATATTGAAGATTATGATTCAAATCGAAAGATTGTATCCTTTAACAATGGTTCGCAATTTACAACAGTCTCGGAATCAAATGACTTACGTATAAAAAAATACTTAACGGCAAGAAAAAAAAGCCCGGCTAATTTATAG
- a CDS encoding IS1182 family transposase, with the protein MIQKQQTLVLSPYIELYNMVVPKDNLLRQINELVDFSFIYEELQVNYCLDNGRNAIDPIRMFKYLLLKAIFELSDVDIVERSRYDLSFKYFLGMAPEDPVMDPSSLTKFRKLRLKNMNMLDLLIGKTVTLAIEIGILKSTAIIVDATHTKARYNQKSPQEILQDRARKVRKALYAMDESVKTKLPTKNTSTVLEDEISYCNKLIHTVENELGLPLVPKLQEPLNLLKETVEDDVEQLRIAEDADARVGHKSADSSFFGYKTHLAMTEERIITAAIVTTGEKNDGKQLQDLIEKSKATGMDVRTVIGDTAYSEKDNLIYTKTNDMELVAKLNPMITQGNRKKEDEFEFNKDADLYVCKAGHMAIRKARQGKKGVGKNQVVTYYFDVEKCKRCPFKEGCYKEGSKTKTYSVSIKSDEHSEQMAFQESDYFKDKSKERYKIEAKNSELKHRHGYDVAISSGLLGMELQGAMAIFAVNLKRILKLHD; encoded by the coding sequence ATGATTCAGAAACAACAGACCTTGGTGTTGAGTCCATACATCGAACTCTACAATATGGTAGTGCCGAAGGATAACTTGCTTCGGCAAATCAACGAACTTGTAGATTTTTCATTTATCTACGAAGAACTTCAAGTGAACTATTGCCTCGATAACGGGCGTAATGCCATCGACCCGATTCGGATGTTTAAATACTTGCTCCTTAAAGCAATATTTGAATTGTCTGACGTGGACATCGTGGAACGGTCCCGGTATGACCTGTCCTTTAAGTATTTTCTGGGGATGGCGCCAGAGGACCCGGTTATGGATCCCAGCTCCTTAACCAAGTTCCGCAAGCTACGCCTGAAAAACATGAATATGCTGGACTTACTCATTGGGAAAACCGTGACACTCGCCATTGAGATAGGAATCCTGAAGAGCACTGCAATTATTGTGGACGCAACCCATACCAAAGCGCGCTACAACCAGAAGTCTCCGCAAGAGATCCTTCAGGACCGGGCCCGGAAAGTACGCAAAGCTCTCTATGCGATGGACGAATCCGTCAAGACTAAGCTGCCGACGAAGAATACCAGCACAGTGTTGGAAGACGAGATCTCCTACTGCAACAAACTCATACATACCGTCGAAAACGAATTGGGCCTACCATTGGTACCGAAACTGCAAGAACCGCTAAACCTGCTAAAGGAAACCGTGGAGGATGATGTGGAGCAGCTTCGAATCGCAGAAGACGCGGATGCGCGGGTCGGGCACAAAAGTGCGGACTCGTCCTTTTTCGGATACAAAACTCACTTGGCTATGACAGAGGAACGCATTATTACAGCGGCCATTGTTACAACGGGCGAAAAGAATGACGGTAAACAACTGCAAGATCTGATTGAAAAAAGTAAAGCCACGGGGATGGACGTCCGAACGGTAATTGGAGATACGGCTTATTCGGAGAAGGACAATCTCATCTATACAAAGACGAACGACATGGAACTGGTGGCCAAATTAAACCCGATGATTACGCAAGGGAACCGCAAGAAAGAAGATGAGTTTGAGTTCAACAAAGACGCTGACCTGTATGTCTGCAAGGCCGGCCACATGGCGATCCGCAAAGCACGGCAAGGAAAGAAGGGTGTCGGTAAAAACCAGGTGGTCACGTATTATTTTGACGTAGAGAAGTGCAAGCGATGTCCATTCAAAGAAGGGTGCTACAAGGAAGGATCCAAGACGAAAACCTATTCCGTGAGCATAAAGTCCGACGAGCATTCGGAGCAAATGGCTTTCCAAGAGAGCGACTATTTCAAAGACAAGTCAAAAGAACGGTACAAGATTGAAGCCAAGAATAGCGAACTGAAACACAGACACGGGTACGATGTAGCCATATCCTCGGGTCTCTTAGGCATGGAGCTACAAGGAGCAATGGCGATATTCGCAGTTAATCTGAAGAGGATTTTGAAGCTACACGACTAA
- the sda gene encoding sporulation histidine kinase inhibitor Sda: MNYQFHPSPRPSSLELLTDEQLLNIFELAVQAKASPDFIQIIENVLEGRNIPFLKEQLEELSKEVEE, from the coding sequence ATGAATTATCAATTCCACCCTTCGCCTCGCCCCTCATCTCTTGAATTGTTAACAGACGAGCAACTATTGAACATTTTTGAATTGGCGGTGCAGGCTAAGGCTTCCCCAGATTTTATTCAGATTATTGAAAACGTTTTGGAAGGAAGAAATATCCCATTTCTAAAAGAACAACTCGAAGAACTCAGTAAAGAAGTGGAAGAATAG
- a CDS encoding glycerophosphodiester phosphodiesterase family protein, producing MGGIEGKIYTNSYEAFQFNYSKGLRLFEVDFSLTSDDKLVARHDWEESYTQYLQQVPQNPSGSWQNDYFMDQKIFEKYTPLGINQVIKLMQEHEDMYIVTDTKNLETDIVKHQFQLIVNAAKNNPSLLNRVIPQIYNQKMLDDTEDTEQQVIEFMKEKRIKVVTMPEYKVNHAFISALKENGILAFVHTINELEVVRKYELMGVHGFYTDILTDEDLQGL from the coding sequence ATGGGAGGCATTGAGGGGAAAATTTATACCAACTCGTACGAGGCTTTTCAATTTAATTACTCAAAAGGATTACGATTATTTGAGGTGGATTTTTCACTTACTTCTGACGATAAACTAGTAGCTAGGCATGACTGGGAAGAAAGCTATACTCAATACTTGCAACAAGTACCTCAAAATCCTTCTGGATCTTGGCAAAACGATTACTTTATGGATCAGAAGATATTCGAAAAATATACCCCCTTGGGTATTAATCAAGTTATTAAATTAATGCAGGAACACGAGGATATGTATATCGTAACAGATACTAAAAATTTAGAGACAGATATTGTGAAACATCAGTTTCAACTAATAGTGAATGCTGCAAAAAATAATCCTAGCCTATTAAATCGTGTGATTCCGCAAATATATAATCAAAAAATGCTTGATGACACAGAAGATACAGAACAACAAGTGATTGAATTTATGAAAGAAAAGCGAATCAAAGTGGTAACTATGCCTGAATATAAGGTGAACCATGCTTTTATAAGTGCGTTAAAAGAAAATGGAATATTAGCTTTTGTGCATACAATTAATGAATTAGAAGTAGTTAGGAAGTATGAGTTGATGGGTGTCCATGGGTTTTATACTGATATATTAACAGATGAAGATTTGCAAGGACTATAA
- the spo0A gene encoding sporulation transcription factor Spo0A, which translates to MQNIEVLLADDNREFTNLLAEYITDQEDMTVTGIAYNGEEVLHMLSTARKVPDVLILDIIMPHLDGLGVLERLRDMDLNPAPKIIMLTAFGQENITQRAVQLGASYYILKPFDMEVLANRVRQLVGAQGSLSSSSNMNNFSSSRSNVVPLSKGKNLDANITSIIHEIGVPAHIKGYQYLREAITIVYNNIEILGAITKTLYPAIAEKFKTTPSRVERAIRHAIEVAWTRGNIDSISHLFGYTINISKSKPTNSEFIAMVADKLRIEHKVS; encoded by the coding sequence GTGCAGAATATTGAAGTGTTGTTGGCCGATGATAACAGGGAGTTTACGAATTTGCTTGCCGAATATATTACGGATCAGGAAGATATGACCGTGACGGGTATTGCATATAATGGAGAAGAAGTTCTTCACATGCTCAGCACAGCCCGTAAAGTACCCGATGTCCTAATTCTAGATATCATCATGCCTCATCTGGATGGACTTGGCGTTCTAGAACGCCTGCGTGATATGGATTTGAATCCAGCGCCTAAGATCATCATGCTGACCGCTTTCGGTCAGGAGAACATCACCCAAAGAGCTGTACAACTTGGAGCATCCTATTATATCCTTAAGCCGTTCGACATGGAGGTATTGGCTAACCGCGTAAGACAGCTGGTTGGCGCCCAGGGAAGCCTTAGCTCTTCCTCGAATATGAATAACTTTTCCTCTTCAAGATCAAACGTCGTACCTCTCTCCAAAGGGAAGAACCTCGACGCTAACATTACGTCTATAATCCATGAGATCGGCGTTCCGGCGCATATCAAAGGATACCAATATCTGCGTGAAGCCATTACGATCGTATACAACAATATCGAAATTCTTGGGGCAATTACCAAAACATTGTACCCTGCAATCGCTGAAAAATTCAAAACCACTCCTTCGCGTGTAGAACGTGCAATTCGCCACGCCATTGAAGTGGCCTGGACACGCGGTAATATCGACAGCATCTCTCACCTGTTCGGATACACCATTAATATCTCCAAATCCAAGCCAACTAACTCGGAATTTATTGCCATGGTAGCCGACAAGCTGCGCATTGAGCATAAGGTTTCTTGA
- the spoIVB gene encoding SpoIVB peptidase: MKPNLRKLMPGLLLAFFLSLSGVTGTVRSSASPLIMDHNAAKEVAGEVNQKGLRGDIDRKIKVIPGGQTIGVKVKSAGVLIVGHHLVEVSQQTKTSPGENCGLQPGDLMISIDGVKLDEVSRVAKIVEHAGKTDAYLSITYKRGGKERVAKLKPAYDRNDKVWRLGLYIRDSAAGVGTLTFYDPNQNVYGALGHVITDMNTGTPIVVGSGHIIQSSVTSISKSQDGDPGEKRATFLKESQVLGNVESNTQFGIFGKMTRNPDHSLYQEPIPIALGSEVKEGPAQILTVVDGQQVERFNVEIIHVARQPEPATKGMVLRITDSRLIDKTGGIVQGMSGSPIVQNGKLIGAVTHVFVNDPKSGYGCFIEWMLQDSGVLQQNIISPHLKAV; this comes from the coding sequence TTGAAGCCGAACCTCAGGAAGTTAATGCCCGGCCTTTTACTTGCCTTCTTTCTTAGTTTATCAGGCGTAACGGGGACGGTCCGAAGCTCTGCCTCACCGCTGATTATGGACCATAATGCGGCAAAGGAAGTTGCTGGAGAAGTGAATCAAAAGGGTCTACGTGGTGACATAGACCGCAAGATCAAAGTTATACCTGGAGGGCAGACCATTGGCGTAAAAGTCAAGTCAGCAGGTGTGCTGATTGTCGGACACCATCTTGTAGAAGTGTCCCAGCAGACCAAGACCTCCCCCGGTGAAAATTGTGGATTGCAGCCAGGCGATTTGATGATCTCCATTGATGGAGTGAAGCTGGACGAAGTCTCCAGGGTAGCAAAAATTGTGGAACATGCGGGCAAAACGGATGCTTATCTCTCCATTACTTATAAACGTGGAGGTAAGGAGCGGGTCGCCAAGCTGAAGCCTGCATATGACCGCAATGATAAGGTGTGGCGGCTGGGATTGTATATACGGGATTCCGCAGCAGGAGTAGGTACCCTTACCTTTTATGATCCGAACCAAAACGTCTATGGAGCTCTAGGGCATGTGATTACCGATATGAATACCGGCACACCGATTGTTGTTGGCAGTGGACATATCATTCAGTCGAGTGTAACCTCGATATCCAAAAGTCAGGATGGCGATCCTGGCGAGAAGAGGGCCACTTTTCTAAAAGAAAGTCAGGTTCTCGGTAATGTTGAAAGTAATACGCAGTTTGGAATCTTTGGTAAAATGACCCGAAATCCTGACCACAGTCTTTATCAGGAGCCTATCCCTATTGCCTTGGGCAGCGAAGTGAAAGAAGGTCCGGCCCAAATCCTAACGGTTGTAGACGGTCAACAAGTGGAACGGTTTAATGTAGAGATTATCCATGTTGCTCGCCAGCCGGAACCTGCCACTAAAGGAATGGTATTACGAATTACAGATTCCCGTCTTATTGATAAAACAGGTGGCATAGTTCAAGGAATGAGCGGAAGTCCAATTGTACAAAACGGCAAGCTAATCGGCGCTGTCACCCATGTCTTTGTAAACGATCCGAAATCAGGTTATGGCTGTTTCATTGAATGGATGCTTCAAGACTCAGGAGTGCTACAGCAAAATATAATTTCCCCACATCTTAAGGCGGTTTAG
- the recN gene encoding DNA repair protein RecN encodes MLETLSIRNLAVVEAVDVVFYPGFHVLTGETGAGKSIVIDALGLIAGGRGSADSIRYGCEKAEMEALFSLPEGHPVWETLERLGIRAQKEEHLIIRRELTAQGKSTSRVNGQLVNLSMLREIGEQLVNIHGQHEHQNLLKAERHLSLLDTFGENLIGPLKAAYQEKYSEFAKVEKELRDLQESSQKGYQMLDLYRFQLEEISAASLKTGEDALLSEERVKLSHSEKMMDSVSGSYELLYDQQGIESIGNVISMLEDAVRYDEKGLKPILEQLQSSYYQLEDAAFQLRDYRDEIEFNPERLEEIGNRLDLISGLRRKYGDSVEQILEYYDQIHRETDLLENKDEYLEKLTAKRDGLLGVLMEAANKLSEARRQCALDLAGQVEIELKDLQMERTSLKVNLETLEDPRGIEYQNRRIRLTRQGIDSAEFMISPNPGEPLRPLSKIASGGELSRMMLAMKSIFARHDAIPVLIFDEVDTGVSGRAAQSIADKLYKLSSTCQVFSITHLPQVACMADHQYLIRKKVEDGRTMTEVESLSTHGRVVELARMLGGVEITEKTLHHAQEMLNLAEASKGAAS; translated from the coding sequence GTGTTAGAAACGTTATCAATCCGTAACCTTGCTGTAGTCGAAGCAGTAGATGTTGTATTTTATCCTGGATTTCATGTTCTTACGGGGGAGACAGGCGCAGGTAAGTCCATCGTCATAGATGCCCTTGGACTTATTGCCGGCGGCCGCGGCTCTGCGGATTCTATTCGTTATGGTTGTGAGAAGGCAGAGATGGAAGCGCTTTTCAGTCTCCCCGAGGGTCATCCTGTATGGGAGACGCTGGAACGCCTTGGAATTCGTGCGCAAAAGGAAGAGCATTTAATTATTCGCCGCGAGCTGACAGCACAGGGGAAAAGCACCTCTCGTGTAAACGGCCAACTGGTAAATCTAAGCATGCTTCGCGAAATTGGAGAACAGCTTGTCAATATCCACGGCCAACATGAGCATCAGAATCTTTTAAAGGCGGAGCGGCATTTAAGTCTACTGGATACCTTTGGGGAAAATTTGATCGGACCCCTTAAAGCGGCCTATCAGGAGAAGTACTCTGAATTCGCTAAAGTGGAAAAAGAGCTGCGTGATCTGCAGGAATCTAGCCAAAAGGGCTATCAGATGCTTGACTTATATCGTTTTCAATTAGAGGAAATATCTGCGGCCTCACTAAAAACGGGAGAAGATGCATTACTTTCGGAAGAAAGGGTCAAACTATCTCACAGCGAGAAAATGATGGATTCCGTATCAGGGTCTTACGAACTTCTCTACGATCAGCAAGGAATTGAATCTATAGGAAATGTGATTTCTATGCTTGAAGATGCAGTCCGATATGATGAAAAGGGATTGAAGCCTATACTGGAACAGCTGCAATCTTCCTATTATCAGTTGGAGGATGCCGCTTTTCAGCTTCGTGATTACCGTGATGAAATAGAATTCAATCCAGAACGACTAGAGGAGATTGGGAATCGTCTGGATCTAATTTCGGGACTGCGCCGGAAATACGGAGATAGCGTTGAGCAGATTTTGGAATATTACGATCAAATTCATCGGGAAACGGATTTATTAGAGAATAAAGATGAATATCTGGAAAAATTAACGGCAAAGCGTGACGGACTGCTGGGTGTTCTAATGGAAGCAGCGAATAAGCTCAGTGAGGCTCGGCGCCAGTGTGCCCTAGATTTGGCGGGACAAGTGGAGATTGAGCTTAAAGATCTGCAGATGGAACGAACTTCCCTTAAGGTTAATCTGGAAACGCTGGAGGATCCTCGAGGCATTGAATATCAGAATCGACGAATTCGCCTAACGCGGCAAGGAATTGACAGCGCAGAGTTTATGATCTCCCCTAATCCGGGCGAGCCCTTAAGACCTTTGAGCAAAATTGCCTCTGGAGGAGAACTGTCACGGATGATGCTGGCAATGAAGAGTATTTTTGCCAGACATGATGCGATACCGGTTCTGATCTTTGATGAAGTGGATACGGGAGTCAGCGGACGTGCTGCCCAGTCCATCGCAGATAAGCTGTACAAGCTGTCTTCAACCTGTCAGGTGTTCTCCATTACCCATCTACCGCAGGTGGCCTGTATGGCGGATCATCAGTATTTAATACGTAAGAAGGTTGAAGACGGAAGAACCATGACTGAGGTGGAATCCCTGTCCACCCACGGCCGGGTAGTGGAGTTGGCACGAATGCTTGGAGGCGTTGAAATTACCGAAAAAACGCTGCACCATGCACAGGAAATGCTTAATTTAGCGGAGGCCAGCAAGGGTGCTGCAAGCTAG
- the ahrC gene encoding transcriptional regulator AhrC/ArgR gives MKGQRHIKIREIITHHDIETQDELVEELRNSGFQVTQATVSRDIKELLLIKVPMDDGRYKYSLPTDQRYNPTQKLKRVLVDNFVQIDFSANLVVMKCLPGTANSVAALIDNIAWPQIMGTISGDDTILIICRQPEDSKNVIAQIMGYIS, from the coding sequence ATGAAGGGACAAAGGCACATCAAAATACGTGAGATCATAACTCACCACGATATAGAAACTCAGGACGAGCTAGTTGAAGAACTGCGGAATTCCGGTTTTCAGGTGACTCAGGCAACAGTGTCTCGGGATATCAAAGAACTTCTTCTAATAAAAGTCCCTATGGACGACGGAAGGTATAAATATTCACTTCCAACTGATCAACGTTATAACCCAACACAGAAATTAAAGCGGGTTTTGGTGGATAATTTCGTACAAATCGACTTTTCAGCCAATCTGGTAGTTATGAAATGTCTGCCAGGAACCGCAAATTCGGTGGCTGCGCTTATTGATAATATTGCTTGGCCGCAAATCATGGGTACAATCTCCGGTGACGATACGATTCTAATCATTTGCCGTCAGCCGGAAGACAGCAAGAATGTAATTGCGCAAATTATGGGCTACATATCCTAA
- a CDS encoding TlyA family RNA methyltransferase yields the protein MEHPKERIDVLLVEQGFYDSREKAKAAIMAGLVLANEERIEKAGMKVLRSSTLKVKGAVHPYVSRGGLKLEKALRHFGIDLQGRNMLDIGASTGGFTDCALQNGANYIYAIDVGYNQLDWSLRNHERVRVMERTNFRYMTPPDIDGPAPDFASIDVSFISLKIILPPLKALLQRPADIAALIKPQFEAGREKVGKSGVIRDSAIHKEVLMKVLTMAAELGYQLKGLTFSPITGGEGNIEFLVHWRLETLEDPNQSGDQQLVAPLTETALEEISALSESVVKEASSTFKVNSIHGNSSGR from the coding sequence ATGGAACACCCTAAAGAACGGATTGATGTCCTGCTTGTAGAGCAGGGATTTTATGATAGTCGGGAAAAGGCCAAAGCAGCGATCATGGCTGGACTTGTATTGGCGAATGAAGAGCGGATCGAGAAGGCCGGAATGAAGGTGCTGCGGAGCTCTACTTTAAAGGTTAAGGGCGCTGTGCATCCTTATGTTAGCCGGGGGGGATTGAAGCTTGAGAAAGCGCTCCGGCATTTCGGAATAGATCTACAAGGACGGAACATGCTGGATATCGGAGCTTCGACCGGCGGTTTTACGGATTGTGCACTGCAGAATGGCGCGAATTACATTTACGCTATAGATGTAGGCTATAATCAACTGGACTGGTCACTTCGTAATCATGAGCGTGTACGCGTGATGGAACGCACCAACTTCCGTTACATGACTCCTCCTGATATTGACGGTCCGGCCCCGGACTTCGCCAGTATTGATGTTTCATTCATTTCCCTTAAGATTATTTTGCCTCCGTTGAAGGCTTTGCTACAACGACCTGCTGATATCGCAGCCCTAATTAAGCCTCAGTTCGAAGCGGGCCGTGAAAAGGTCGGTAAATCCGGAGTGATACGGGATTCAGCGATTCATAAAGAAGTCTTGATGAAGGTATTAACTATGGCTGCTGAGCTAGGATACCAGCTTAAAGGGTTAACTTTCTCACCTATAACCGGCGGAGAGGGCAACATTGAATTTCTCGTCCACTGGAGACTGGAGACTTTGGAAGATCCGAATCAAAGCGGAGATCAACAGTTGGTAGCTCCTCTGACAGAAACGGCCCTTGAAGAGATTTCTGCGCTCTCGGAGTCCGTTGTAAAAGAAGCCTCATCTACCTTCAAAGTCAATTCTATTCATGGAAACTCATCGGGTCGATGA